From a single Telopea speciosissima isolate NSW1024214 ecotype Mountain lineage unplaced genomic scaffold, Tspe_v1 Tspe_v1.1035, whole genome shotgun sequence genomic region:
- the LOC122648420 gene encoding cytochrome b5-like, whose protein sequence is MSLNSASYNVLEQVYDVTKFLEDHPGGDEVLLSATGKDATDDFEDVGHSTSARAMLDEYYVGEIDALTIPTKTKYTPPKQPHYNQDKTSEFIVKLLQFLVPLAILGLAIAIRFYTKSA, encoded by the exons aTGTCCTTGAATTCTGCTTCCTATAATGTGTTGGAACAGGTATATGATGTGACAAAGTTCTTGGAGGACCATCCTGGAGGGGACGAGGTTTTGTTGTCAGCAACAG GGAAGGACGCTACCGATGATTTTGAGGATGTTGGCCACAGTACCAGTGCAAGAGCGATGCTGGATGAATACTATGTTGGGGAGATTGATGCATTGACCATTCCCACCAAGACCAAATACACTCCTCCCAAGCAGCCACACTACAACCAAGACAAGACCTCAGAGTTCATTGTCAAGCTACTCCAGTTCCTGGTTCCCCTAGCCATTTTGGGTTTGGCCATTGCCATCCGCTTCTACACCAAATCGGCTTAA